A single region of the Aquila chrysaetos chrysaetos chromosome 18, bAquChr1.4, whole genome shotgun sequence genome encodes:
- the FOXF2 gene encoding forkhead box protein F2: MTTESGQQRLEPPVPLRSCSPAPGALQMSRPPSSALETSTSSSSTSTSSSSSSAAAAASSKSKKASSGLRRPEKPPYSYIALIVMAIQSSPSKRLTLSEIYQFLQARFPFFRGSYQGWKNSVRHNLSLNECFIKLPKGLGRPGKGHYWTIDPASEFMFEEGSFRRRPRGFRRKCQALKPMYRMMNGLGFGASILPQGFDFQAPPASLACHSNGYNLDMMPNAMASGYEGLSGGHHVPHMSPNPGSTYMASCPVTANGDYGPDSSSSPVPSSPAMASAIECHSPYTSPSAHWTASGASPYIKQQGLPAANAASSGIHSSVPSYSLEQGYLHQSPRDDLSVGLPRYQHHPSPVCDRKDFVLNFNGISSFHPSASGSYYHHHHHQSVCQDIKPCVM; this comes from the exons ATGACCACCGAGAGCGGCCAGCAGCGGCTGGAGCCCCCCGTCCCTCTCCGCTCCTGCAGCCCGGCTCCCGGAGCTCTCCAGATGAGCCGGCCGCCCTCCTCCGCCCTGGAGacctccacctcctcttcctccacctccacctcctcctcctcctcctcggcggcagcggcggcgtCCTCCAAGAGCAAGAAGGCCAGCTCGGGGCTGCGGCGGCCCGAGAAGCCCCCCTACTCCTACATCGCCCTCATCGTCATGGCCATCCAGAGCTCGCCCTCCAAGCGCCTGACCCTCAGCGAGATCTACCAGTTCCTGCAGGCCCGCTTCCCCTTCTTCCGCGGCTCCTACCAGGGCTGGAAGAACTCCGTGCGCCACAACCTCTCCCTCAACGAGTGCTTCATCAAGCTGCCCAAGGGCCTGGGCCGCCCAGGCAAGGGCCACTACTGGACCATCGACCCGGCCAGCGAGTTCATGTTCGAGGAGGGCTCCTTCCGACGGCGGCCCCGCGGCTTCAGGAGGAAATGCCAGGCGCTGAAGCCCATGTACCGCATGATGAACGGGCTGGGCTTCGGCGCCTCCATCCTCCCGCAGGGCTTCGACTTCCAGGCGCCCCCCGCCTCCCTCGCCTGCCACTCCAACGGCTACAACCTCGACATGATGCCCAACGCCATGGCCAGCGGCTACGAGGGACTCAGCGGCGGCCACCACGTCCCGCACATGTCTCCCAACCCCGGCTCGACCTACATGGCCAGCTGCCCGGTGACTGCCAACGGGGACTACGGCCccgacagcagcagcagccccgtgCCCTCCTCGCCGGCCATGGCGAGCGCCATCGAGTGCCACTCGCCCTACACGAGCCCTTCGGCTCACTGGACAGCCTCGGGGGCCTCGCCCTACATAAAGCAGCAGGGCCTCCCCGCCGCCAACGCCGCCTCCTCCGGCATCCACTCCAGCGTGCCCTCCTACTCCCTGGAGCAGGGCTACCTGCACCAGAGCCCCCGCGACGACCTCTCAG TGGGATTGCCTCGCTACCAGCATCACCCCTCCCCGGTGTGTGACAGGAAAGATTTTGTCCTCAATTTTAATGGCATTTCTTCGTTTCACCCTTCCGCTAGTGGATCTTactaccaccatcaccaccatcAAAGCGTCTGTCAAGACATCAAGCCCTGCGTGATGTGA